Proteins encoded by one window of Flavobacteriales bacterium TMED191:
- a CDS encoding dUTP diphosphatase, producing the protein MKVGLINKSSHPNPIYKTAGSAGMDIRANIPKSLFIACGDRVTVPTGIFVEIPENFEIQVRPRSGLAAKSGITVLNTPGTIDSDYRGEIKVILINHSSDLFEIKDGDRIAQIVVSRVEKINWQDIAKSTITERGVGGFGSTGTK; encoded by the coding sequence ATGAAAGTAGGATTAATTAATAAATCAAGTCATCCAAATCCCATTTATAAAACAGCAGGTTCTGCGGGGATGGATATTAGAGCAAATATTCCCAAGAGTCTTTTTATTGCGTGCGGAGATAGAGTCACCGTGCCCACGGGAATATTTGTTGAAATACCTGAAAACTTTGAAATACAGGTTAGACCCCGTAGTGGGTTAGCAGCAAAAAGTGGAATAACCGTTTTAAATACACCTGGGACAATAGACTCAGATTATAGAGGAGAAATAAAAGTTATTTTAATTAATCACTCATCAGATTTGTTTGAGATTAAGGATGGAGATCGGATTGCACAGATTGTGGTTAGTAGAGTAGAAAAAATTAATTGGCAAGATATAGCTAAGTCAACAATAACGGAGAGAGGAGTCGGGGGATTTGGAAGCACAGGAACAAAATAA
- a CDS encoding polysaccharide biosynthesis protein: MLEIKQLFNQTIIYGFSSVIARILNFFLVPLYTILFIPSEYAIVTEMYAYAALLMVIGSFGMETAFFRYINQYQDKRFTTVFSSALVFLFSNAFLIIICGCLFYKPIANILGYSQTPQYILYFTFIIGFDLLCVIPFALLRQQNKAIKFAVVKTVNILFNIFFNIFFLILLPYLIEKEFLFSMVNLDNFSISVEYIFLSNLIASVITIVILSKDIKNNFSTFNYVILKKMLQYAWPILIAGIAFVVNETADKILIKYLLPQGIAMRELGIYSACYKLTIFMTLFVQAYRFAAEPFFFNQFKRPNAKKLYALMLKVFVAFALIIFLLITLYIDVVKLLIPNTLYHEGLKIIPIVLLANICLGVYYNLSVWYKVTNKTRYAAIISSFGGLVTISLNFILIPKLGYMGAAWSTLACYATMMLISFCLGQKHFKIKYQISSISKWLFIALVVFYLSQFFDAEICRNIQIDNTVLFFLYIIFIYMQMKDILNKNKKYKYESRIN, encoded by the coding sequence ATGCTTGAAATAAAACAATTATTTAATCAAACAATTATATATGGCTTTAGTAGTGTCATAGCTCGTATTTTAAATTTTTTTTTAGTACCTCTTTACACCATTTTATTTATCCCCTCAGAATATGCGATAGTTACAGAGATGTATGCATATGCAGCCCTTCTTATGGTTATTGGTTCTTTTGGCATGGAAACAGCTTTTTTTCGTTATATTAATCAATATCAGGACAAAAGGTTTACAACCGTCTTTTCTTCCGCATTAGTTTTCTTGTTCTCAAACGCATTCTTAATAATAATATGTGGTTGTTTATTTTATAAACCAATTGCGAATATTTTAGGCTATTCCCAGACACCTCAATATATACTCTATTTCACCTTTATTATTGGATTTGATTTATTATGTGTAATCCCATTTGCTCTTTTAAGGCAACAAAATAAAGCAATTAAGTTCGCGGTTGTTAAGACGGTAAATATTTTATTTAATATATTCTTTAATATTTTCTTTTTAATACTGTTGCCTTATTTAATTGAAAAAGAATTTTTATTTTCAATGGTCAATTTAGATAATTTCTCCATCTCTGTTGAGTACATATTTTTATCAAATTTAATAGCCAGTGTAATAACAATAGTAATTTTATCTAAAGATATTAAGAATAATTTCAGCACATTTAATTATGTGATTTTGAAAAAAATGCTTCAATATGCATGGCCAATATTGATTGCAGGTATTGCCTTTGTAGTAAATGAGACGGCAGATAAAATATTAATTAAATACTTATTGCCACAAGGTATCGCAATGCGTGAATTAGGTATTTATTCTGCCTGTTATAAGTTGACAATTTTCATGACCTTATTTGTTCAGGCTTATAGATTTGCCGCTGAACCTTTTTTTTTCAATCAGTTTAAAAGGCCAAATGCTAAAAAATTATATGCACTTATGTTAAAAGTCTTTGTTGCCTTTGCATTAATTATTTTCTTATTAATTACACTTTATATTGATGTAGTTAAATTATTAATACCCAATACCCTTTATCATGAGGGGTTAAAAATAATCCCCATTGTTCTATTAGCAAATATTTGTTTAGGTGTTTATTATAATCTATCCGTATGGTATAAGGTTACTAATAAAACTAGATATGCTGCTATCATATCTTCTTTTGGAGGTTTGGTGACCATTTCCTTAAATTTTATTTTAATTCCTAAACTAGGATATATGGGTGCAGCCTGGTCTACCCTTGCTTGCTATGCTACTATGATGTTAATATCTTTTTGTTTAGGTCAAAAGCACTTTAAAATTAAATACCAAATCAGTTCAATATCGAAGTGGCTTTTTATTGCACTAGTTGTATTTTATTTGAGCCAATTTTTTGATGCGGAGATATGTCGCAATATTCAAATAGACAACACGGTTTTGTTCTTTTTATACATTATATTTATATATATGCAGATGAAGGATATTTTAAATAAAAATAAAAAATATAAATATGAAAGTAGGATTAATTAA
- a CDS encoding enoyl-CoA hydratase, whose protein sequence is MQNLTVFSGEFSFYKTCNELLVQYDLDNKVAIVLINRPKQLNALNKTVISALSDFLQEVDVNRKVRSVIISGSGNKAFVAGADIKEFQNFNNKEALDLSLLGKEKLFNKITQFSKPVIAAINGYALGGGLELALACHIRLATDNAKLGLPECSLGLIPGYSGTQKLPQIISKNIAMEMILTSQMLNAQRSLELGLVNHVVTINEIAEKSLKIASLCGRISPDSARAAIKSINSCYHPKGDEIESKEFSQLFETSNFKEGVVAFLEKRQPNFS, encoded by the coding sequence ATGCAAAATTTAACAGTATTTTCAGGCGAATTTAGTTTTTACAAAACATGTAACGAACTTTTAGTTCAATATGATTTAGATAATAAAGTAGCAATAGTTTTAATCAACAGGCCGAAACAACTTAACGCACTTAATAAGACCGTAATAAGTGCTTTATCAGATTTTTTGCAAGAAGTAGATGTAAACAGAAAAGTTAGATCTGTTATAATTTCTGGTTCGGGTAACAAGGCATTTGTTGCAGGAGCCGATATAAAGGAGTTTCAAAATTTTAATAATAAAGAAGCATTAGATTTAAGCTTATTAGGAAAAGAAAAATTGTTTAATAAAATTACACAGTTTTCAAAACCAGTTATAGCAGCAATTAATGGATATGCTTTAGGAGGTGGACTAGAATTAGCATTAGCGTGTCATATTAGATTGGCAACTGATAATGCCAAGTTAGGTTTGCCTGAATGCTCTCTTGGACTAATTCCGGGTTACAGTGGAACACAAAAGTTGCCTCAAATTATCAGCAAAAATATTGCTATGGAAATGATTTTAACATCGCAGATGCTTAATGCCCAGCGATCCTTGGAGTTGGGTCTTGTAAATCATGTAGTAACTATTAATGAGATTGCGGAAAAATCTTTAAAAATTGCCTCCTTATGTGGACGAATTTCTCCTGATTCTGCACGAGCTGCAATAAAATCTATAAATTCTTGTTATCACCCAAAGGGGGATGAAATAGAGAGTAAAGAATTTTCTCAACTATTTGAAACAAGTAATTTTAAAGAGGGTGTAGTCGCCTTTTTAGAAAAAAGACAACCTAATTTTAGCTAA